A region from the Vicia villosa cultivar HV-30 ecotype Madison, WI linkage group LG3, Vvil1.0, whole genome shotgun sequence genome encodes:
- the LOC131655152 gene encoding uncharacterized protein LOC131655152 — MEYQFNDPYETSIDPSFFDITNPTLADLSITDNNAPHQNHHGVFQQSHDTNFNHHFSNHNGILQQEHGTNDFEMSQNDSFDYNAMSSHPMHEDQQTQPLNQIPVSMNQTDAMTLDQWPPTPIPYFCSCCQVLREIIHANGSQFEKLEIHGRLGLITHAIHHQTPVNGDLPISQMIDLSRKSLDEIKNYLAQYCMEHILEGYFILQDPMSAYYETLCTGLDWIEDFNMEGPVDNNQNNSDEMVEQEQEQQQVSENGNPITDKKNLSEQREKAGKLTLNDLCDYFHLPIEEAAKTVDLCPTVLKKTCRKAGLARWPHRKVKSLLKQIALLGTQLEKQEPATRARTEEDISRLKQEMIDHCGGHIPTAMYNIAAFLPPKYQKRQ, encoded by the exons atgGAGTATCAATTCAATGACCCTTATGAAACTTCCATTGATCCGAGTTTCTTCGATATAACTAACCCCACACTAGCAGATTTATCCATTACTGACAACAATGCACCCCACCAAAATCATCATGGAGTATTTCAACAGTCACATGATACTAACTTTAATCATCATTTTTCCAACCATAATGGTATACTTCAACAGGAACATGGTACTAATGATTTCGAAATGTCACAGAATGATTCATTTGATTACAATGCAATGTCATCTCATCCAATGCATGAGGATCAACAAACTCAACCTTTGAATCAGATTCCGGTTTCGATGAACCAAACCGATGCAATGACACTTGATCAATGGCCACCCACACCAATTCCATATTTTTGCAGTTGTTGTCAAGTTCTCAGAGAAATCATCCATGCAAATG GTAGTCAATTCGAAAAGCTTGAGATTCATGGAAGGTTGGGTTTGATTACCCATGCAATTCATCATCAGACACCTGTTAATGGAGACCTACCAATTAGTCAAATGATTGA TTTAAGCAGAAAAAGCCTTGATGAAATAAAGAATTATCTGGCGCAATACTGCATGGAGCATATTTTAGAAGGATACTTTATTCTTCAAGATCCCATGTCTGCATATTATGAAACTCTTTGCactggattggattggattgaaGATTTTAACATGGAGGGTCCTGTtgataataatcaaaataattcaG ATGAAATGGTGGAGCAAGAGCAAGAACAACAGCAAGTGAGTGAGAATGGAAATCCTATTACTGATAAAAAGAACCTCTCAGAACAG AGGGAAAAAGCGGGAAAATTGACATTGAATGATTTATGCGATTATTTTCATCTACCTATTGAGGAAGCAGCGAAAACTGTGGATTTGTGTCCAACAGTTCTCAAGAAAACATGTCGTAAAGCAGGATTAGCAAGATGGCCTCACCGAAAG GTGAAAAGCCTTTTGAAGCAGATAGCATTACTAGGAACTCAATTGGAAAAACAAGAACCGGCGACAAGGGCAAGGACTGAAGAGGATATTAGCAGGCTTAAGCAAGAAATGATTGATCATTGTGGTGGACATATACCAACAGCCATGTATAACATCGCCGCCTTCTTGCCACCAAAATATCAGAAGCGCCAGTAG
- the LOC131655153 gene encoding uncharacterized protein LOC131655153 isoform X2, which translates to MLTSYRPLHFCSVLTFFFLFFHSHFTSGQQNDVTAVTFSRYDALAAEPEPEPEPQPYGNSPLPLSAQRTRRKDPLNGFNEYTNGWNISDHHYWASVAYTAVPVFSIAAIWFIGFGFCLLLLIVCYCCRKNEPYGYSPTCYAFSLILLILFTITTLIGCAVLYFGQGSFHRSTTSTLQYVVYQADSTVDKLRNVSDFLAQAKQVGIDRVFLPVNVQTDIDEAETHINASVATISDKTKENSDNIQDLLDSVRMALIIIAAVMLVLTFLGFLFSIFGMQVLVYILVIAGWFLVTGTLILCGLFLILHNVTADTCVAMNEWIQYPTANTALDDILPCVDNATAQVTLLRSKEVTSELVNLVNQVITNVSNINFAPNFTPLYYNQSGPLMPLLCDPFHPDMTDRQCDSGEVNLSNATQVYGNSVCQVSPSEICMTQGRLTPTFYNQISAGINVGNALYMYAPSLVELQDCTFVRETFTDIYNDHCPGLRRYSRWIYVGLVMVSFAVMFSLICWVVYGRERRHRLYTKESKDSRITTPAPRNAPAPRNAPALRNAPAPRNAPAPTNALALYS; encoded by the exons ATGCTTACTAGTTACCGGCCACTTCATTTTTGTTCCGTTCTCACatttttcttcttattcttcCACTCACACTTCACTTCAG GTCAACAAAATGATGTAACTGCTGTAACATTTTCTCGGTATGATGCACTTGCTGCTGAACCTGAACCTGAGCCTGAGCCTCAACCATATGGAAACTCACCACTTCCCTTATCTGCTCAGAGAACTAGAAGAAAAGATCCTTTAAATGGCTTCAATGAGTACACTAATGGATGGAACATCAGTGACCACCATTATTGGGCT TCAGTGGCATATACAGCAGTTCCTGTATTCAGCATTGCAGCAATCTGGTTCATAGGCTTTGGCTTCTGTTTATTACTTCTCATTGTTTGTTACTGCTGTCGGAAAAACGAGCCTTATGGCTATTCTCCAACATGCTACGCATTTTCCCTTATTCTTCTCATATTGTTCACAATTACAACATT GATTGGATGCGCGGTTTTATATTTTGGCCAAGGTAGTTTTCATCGCAGCACGACGTCAACGTTGCAGTATGTGGTATATCAAGCTGATTCTACTGTGGATAAATTAAGGAATGTTTCTGATTTCCTTGCTCAAGCTAAGCAAGTTGGAATTGACAGAGTTTTTCTCCCTGTGAATGTTCAAACTGACATCGATGAGGCAGAAACACATATCAACGCTTCTGTTGCCACAATTTCTGATAAAACAAAGGAGAATTCAGACAACATTCAAGATCTATTAGATtctgt GAGGATGGCGCTCATCATAATAGCCGCAGTTATGCTGGTTTTGACGTTTCTTGGATTTC TGTTCTCAATTTTCGGAATGCAGGTCCTTGTGTACAT CCTGGTAATCGCAGGATGGTTTCTTGTTACCGGCACCCTTATATTATGTGGCTTGTTCCTTATTCTCCACAA TGTGACAGCAGATACATGTGTAGCCATGAATGAGTGGATCCAATATCCTACTGCAAATACAGCTCTTGATGATATTCTGCCCTGTGTGGACAACGCGACTGCTCAAGTAACGTTGTTACGAAGCAAAGAAGTGACTTCTGAACTAGTAAACTTGGTGAATCAGGTTATTACCAATGTTTCTAACATCAACTTTGCTCCCAACTTCACGCCATTGTATTACAATCAATCTGGTCCCTTGATGCCGCTTCTATGTGATCCATTTCATCCTGATATGACAGATAGACAGTGTGACTCTGGTGAAGTGAACCTAAGCAACGCAACACAG GTATATGGAAATTCTGTGTGCCAGGTTTCACCGTCCGAGATATGCATGACTCAAGGGCGTTTAACCCCAACCTTCTATAACCAAATATCCGCTGGAATAAACGTTGGTAATGCGTTATATATGTATGCACCTTCCCTTGTGGAGCTACAAGACTGCACATTCGTTCGAGAAACATTCACTGATATATACAATGATCATTGTCCTGGTCTACGGCGTTACAGTAGATGGATTTATGTTGGATTAGTAATGGTCTCTTTTGCTGTGATGTTCTCATTGATCTGCTGGGTTGTGTATGGAAGAGAACGGCGACATCGTCTGTATACAAAAGAGTCGAAAGATTCGAGAATAACAACACCTGCACCCAGAAATGCACCTGCTCCAAGAAATGCACCTGCACTCAGAAATGCAC CTGCTCCGAGAAATGCACCTGCACCAACAAATGCTCTGGCATTATATTCCTGA
- the LOC131655153 gene encoding uncharacterized protein LOC131655153 isoform X1, which translates to MLTSYRPLHFCSVLTFFFLFFHSHFTSGQQNDVTAVTFSRYDALAAEPEPEPEPQPYGNSPLPLSAQRTRRKDPLNGFNEYTNGWNISDHHYWASVAYTAVPVFSIAAIWFIGFGFCLLLLIVCYCCRKNEPYGYSPTCYAFSLILLILFTITTLIGCAVLYFGQGSFHRSTTSTLQYVVYQADSTVDKLRNVSDFLAQAKQVGIDRVFLPVNVQTDIDEAETHINASVATISDKTKENSDNIQDLLDSVRMALIIIAAVMLVLTFLGFLFSIFGMQVLVYILVIAGWFLVTGTLILCGLFLILHNVTADTCVAMNEWIQYPTANTALDDILPCVDNATAQVTLLRSKEVTSELVNLVNQVITNVSNINFAPNFTPLYYNQSGPLMPLLCDPFHPDMTDRQCDSGEVNLSNATQVYGNSVCQVSPSEICMTQGRLTPTFYNQISAGINVGNALYMYAPSLVELQDCTFVRETFTDIYNDHCPGLRRYSRWIYVGLVMVSFAVMFSLICWVVYGRERRHRLYTKESKDSRITTPAPRNAPAPRNAPALRNAPAPRNAPALRNAPAPRNAPAPTNALALYS; encoded by the exons ATGCTTACTAGTTACCGGCCACTTCATTTTTGTTCCGTTCTCACatttttcttcttattcttcCACTCACACTTCACTTCAG GTCAACAAAATGATGTAACTGCTGTAACATTTTCTCGGTATGATGCACTTGCTGCTGAACCTGAACCTGAGCCTGAGCCTCAACCATATGGAAACTCACCACTTCCCTTATCTGCTCAGAGAACTAGAAGAAAAGATCCTTTAAATGGCTTCAATGAGTACACTAATGGATGGAACATCAGTGACCACCATTATTGGGCT TCAGTGGCATATACAGCAGTTCCTGTATTCAGCATTGCAGCAATCTGGTTCATAGGCTTTGGCTTCTGTTTATTACTTCTCATTGTTTGTTACTGCTGTCGGAAAAACGAGCCTTATGGCTATTCTCCAACATGCTACGCATTTTCCCTTATTCTTCTCATATTGTTCACAATTACAACATT GATTGGATGCGCGGTTTTATATTTTGGCCAAGGTAGTTTTCATCGCAGCACGACGTCAACGTTGCAGTATGTGGTATATCAAGCTGATTCTACTGTGGATAAATTAAGGAATGTTTCTGATTTCCTTGCTCAAGCTAAGCAAGTTGGAATTGACAGAGTTTTTCTCCCTGTGAATGTTCAAACTGACATCGATGAGGCAGAAACACATATCAACGCTTCTGTTGCCACAATTTCTGATAAAACAAAGGAGAATTCAGACAACATTCAAGATCTATTAGATtctgt GAGGATGGCGCTCATCATAATAGCCGCAGTTATGCTGGTTTTGACGTTTCTTGGATTTC TGTTCTCAATTTTCGGAATGCAGGTCCTTGTGTACAT CCTGGTAATCGCAGGATGGTTTCTTGTTACCGGCACCCTTATATTATGTGGCTTGTTCCTTATTCTCCACAA TGTGACAGCAGATACATGTGTAGCCATGAATGAGTGGATCCAATATCCTACTGCAAATACAGCTCTTGATGATATTCTGCCCTGTGTGGACAACGCGACTGCTCAAGTAACGTTGTTACGAAGCAAAGAAGTGACTTCTGAACTAGTAAACTTGGTGAATCAGGTTATTACCAATGTTTCTAACATCAACTTTGCTCCCAACTTCACGCCATTGTATTACAATCAATCTGGTCCCTTGATGCCGCTTCTATGTGATCCATTTCATCCTGATATGACAGATAGACAGTGTGACTCTGGTGAAGTGAACCTAAGCAACGCAACACAG GTATATGGAAATTCTGTGTGCCAGGTTTCACCGTCCGAGATATGCATGACTCAAGGGCGTTTAACCCCAACCTTCTATAACCAAATATCCGCTGGAATAAACGTTGGTAATGCGTTATATATGTATGCACCTTCCCTTGTGGAGCTACAAGACTGCACATTCGTTCGAGAAACATTCACTGATATATACAATGATCATTGTCCTGGTCTACGGCGTTACAGTAGATGGATTTATGTTGGATTAGTAATGGTCTCTTTTGCTGTGATGTTCTCATTGATCTGCTGGGTTGTGTATGGAAGAGAACGGCGACATCGTCTGTATACAAAAGAGTCGAAAGATTCGAGAATAACAACACCTGCACCCAGAAATGCACCTGCTCCAAGAAATGCACCTGCACTCAGAAATGCACCTGCTCCAAGAAATGCACCTGCACTCAGAAATGCACCTGCTCCGAGAAATGCACCTGCACCAACAAATGCTCTGGCATTATATTCCTGA
- the LOC131655155 gene encoding flotillin-like protein 1 codes for MYRVAKASEYLVITGAGIQDIKLAKKAWILPGQSCTVFDLSPVNYTFEVQAMSAEKLPFVLPAVFTIGPRADDHESLLKYAKLISPHDKLSNHVNELVQGIIEGETRVLAASMTMEDVFRGTKEFKQEVFAKVQLELNQFGLLIYNANVKQLVDVPGHEYFSYLGQKTQMEAANQAKVDIAEARMKGEIGSKLREGQTLQNAAKIDAETKVIAMQRSGEGEKEGIKVRSEVKVFENAREAEVAQANSELAKKKAAWSKAAQVAEVEAAKAVALREAELQGEVERMNALTTTEKLKAEFLSKASVQYETKVQEANWELYKKQKEAEAILYEKKTEAEAQRALADATFYARKQAAEADLYAKKKEAEGIMALGQSQGVYISTLLTALGGNYAALRDYLMINGGMFQEIAKINAEAIRGLEPKISIWSNGGDNGGGITEGGMKDLAGVYKMLPPLFKTVHEQTGMLPPSWMGALPDKST; via the exons ATGTACCGGGTAGCCAAAGCATCAGAATATCTTGTGATAACCGGAGCCGGAATCCAAGATATCAAACTTGCAAAGAAAGCATGGATTCTCCCCGGTCAATCTTGCACCGTCTTCGACCTTTCTCCGGTCAACTACACCTTCGAAGTTCAAGCTATGAGCGCCGAGAAGCTCCCTTTTGTTCTCCCCGCCGTCTTCACAATCGGTCCTCGTGCCGACGATCACGAAAGTCTCCTCAAATACGCCAAATTGATTTCACCACATGATAAGCTTTCCAATCATGTTAATGAACTCGTTCAAGGAATCATCGAAGGCGAGACGCGTGTTCTTGCTGCTTCGATGACGATGGAAGATGTTTTCAGAGGAACGAAAGAGTTTAAACAAGAAGTGTTTGCGAAAGTTCAACTTGAACTTAACCAGTTTGGGTTATTGATTTACAATGCAAATGTTAAACAGTTGGTTGATGTTCCAGGTCATGAGTATTTCTCATATTTAGGGCAAAAGACGCAGATGGAAGCGGCGAATCAAGCTAAGGTTGACATTGCGGAAGCTAGGATGAAAGGTGAGATTGGTTCGAAATTGAGGGAAGGACAAACGCTGCAGAATGCGGCGAAAATTGATGCGGAGACGAAGGTTATTGCCATGCAGAGAAGTGGAGAGGGTGAGAAGGAAGGAATTAAAGTGAGGAGTGAAGTGAAGGTTTTTGAGAATGCGAGAGAAGCTGAAGTGGCTCAGGCTAATTCTGAGTTGGCTAAGAAGAAAGCGGCCTGGAGTAAAGCGGCTCAAGTGGCTGAAGTGGAAGCTGCTAAAGCTGTGGCTCTTAGGGAAGCTGAGTTGCAAGGTGAGGTGGAGAGGATGAATGCTTTGACAACAACTGAGAAGCTTAAAGCTGAGTTTCTAAGTAAAGCCAGTGTTCAATATGAAACCAAG GTACAAGAAGCAAATTGGGAGCTGTACAAGAAACAAAAAGAGGCAGAAGCAATTCTGTATGAGAAGAAGACAGAGGCTGAAGCACAGAGAGCATTGGCAGATGCAACATTTTATGCTAGAAAGCAAGCAGCTGAAGCAGATCTATATGCAAAGAAAAAGGAGGCTGAGGGGATTATGGCACTTGGACAATCTCAAGGAGTGTATATAAGTACACTTCTGACTGCACTTGGAGGAAACTACGCTGCTCTAAGGGACTACTTGATGATAAATGGTGGCATGTTTCAAGAGATTGCAAAGATTAATGCTGAGGCAATTCGTGGACTTGAGCCTAAGATAAGTATATGGAGCAATGGTGGTGATAATGGTGGGGGAATAACAGAAGGTGGTATGAAAGATCTTGCTGGTGTGTACAAGATGTTGCCACCTCTGTTTAAGACTGTTCATGAGCAAACAGGAATGTTGCCTCCTTCTTGGATGGGAGCCTTGCCTGACAAAAGCACTTAA